A window from Patescibacteria group bacterium encodes these proteins:
- a CDS encoding MerR family DNA-binding transcriptional regulator — MDQRYYTIKQAASLLGVSALTLRNWDKNGKLIAYRHPMNNYRVYKKDDLDSVIKSIETNPRKSRKLHISIEEE, encoded by the coding sequence ATGGATCAACGCTACTACACTATTAAACAAGCTGCCTCACTTTTAGGCGTGAGCGCCCTTACTCTTCGCAACTGGGACAAAAATGGTAAACTTATCGCCTACCGCCATCCTATGAACAATTATCGTGTATATAAAAAAGACGACCTTGATAGTGTTATAAAAAGCATCGAAACCAACCCACGAAAATCTCGCAAACTTCATATAAGCATTGAGGAAGAATAA
- a CDS encoding tetratricopeptide repeat protein, whose amino-acid sequence MNSKSMDIYEDDIVSGGIDAGNDSASVEESALSKAGRWVFYAFLLLFPIWFLPSTSNPVELNKTFLAGITLSVSLMLLIGGMLQEGVIRFPRARFFSAAIVFIAVWTAAALFSTSPIQSLWGFGSEPLGWTQIVVAVIALFVAPLALRDIRQVHRALSLFAVAVVIQAFFFLVQSVSGVDFFSWEFAQPRSFNLFGSWNALATFFGLSVALFLPFVGLRFWASYAALAFAVLGMFFANFPTAWIVLGVVALLFVALSLSHREQRSSLFGAALMLLIFSVLFVLLTNTLATAFSGADNFGKTQEVIPAFGNTVEITKKGLAESPILGTGPNTFGFLWDRFKDPAVNTTIFWQTRFNSGFSSFLQLVLEGGILGTITFSVLLGFFFANGIRALARMTGPESVYVRATFAASLYLAIMWFLHPLSGALVLLTFVFLGLFYASLRDAGVIATGTVNLFETKERGFIFSLILIFVLVSSVAGVYFQTVRYLGSVAFARGVDVFNREGAANTALDSVRAAIELDQYQDRYYRTAAQLQYVKMTRVLNQQGAEREKQFEEFRVAYNEGRVMAELARDYGKKDALNYRMLGQIYELAIPVEESISKLAIENYETALNLSPNDPSIYVDLARTYLAISDVTILRGGGSTSRKIAGEYQDKAIKYLSDATNLKQDYAQAHFTLSRLYLDRGQLDEAISRGEAAVTLAPKNVGALFQLGFLYYQKENFVAAEPIFREVIKLAPNYSNARYFLGLIYDRNGNADGALKEFEAIAELNPGNEEVVRIVEALRAGRKAADVLGDPPPEKRKGTPLPEEKQIR is encoded by the coding sequence ATGAACAGTAAATCAATGGATATCTACGAAGACGATATTGTATCGGGTGGTATTGACGCAGGTAATGACAGCGCAAGCGTGGAAGAGTCAGCTCTATCGAAGGCCGGAAGGTGGGTTTTTTATGCCTTCCTTCTTTTATTTCCTATTTGGTTTTTACCGAGCACAAGTAATCCTGTCGAGCTCAACAAGACATTTCTCGCAGGTATAACACTCTCAGTGTCGCTTATGCTTCTTATAGGAGGTATGTTGCAAGAGGGGGTTATCCGTTTTCCGCGCGCACGGTTTTTCTCAGCGGCGATCGTGTTTATAGCGGTATGGACGGCGGCTGCGTTGTTTTCCACAAGTCCTATCCAGTCTCTTTGGGGATTTGGTAGCGAGCCGCTTGGGTGGACACAAATAGTTGTTGCGGTTATCGCACTCTTTGTAGCACCCTTGGCACTTCGCGATATTCGTCAGGTACATCGCGCGCTCTCGCTTTTTGCTGTCGCGGTTGTGATCCAAGCATTCTTTTTTCTTGTTCAGAGCGTTAGTGGCGTCGATTTTTTCTCGTGGGAGTTTGCCCAACCTCGTTCGTTTAATTTGTTCGGCTCATGGAATGCGCTCGCAACATTTTTTGGTTTGAGCGTGGCGCTCTTTCTACCATTCGTAGGGCTTCGCTTTTGGGCATCGTATGCCGCGCTTGCATTCGCGGTTCTCGGGATGTTTTTCGCAAACTTCCCGACTGCTTGGATTGTCTTAGGTGTCGTAGCACTTTTATTTGTAGCTCTTTCTCTCTCTCACCGTGAGCAACGCTCGTCACTTTTTGGTGCCGCACTTATGCTCCTCATTTTCTCGGTACTCTTTGTTCTATTAACCAACACCCTTGCCACTGCGTTTAGTGGCGCTGATAACTTTGGTAAAACACAAGAGGTTATACCAGCGTTTGGTAATACGGTAGAGATAACCAAAAAGGGTCTTGCCGAATCACCCATACTTGGTACCGGACCAAACACCTTTGGTTTTCTGTGGGACCGTTTCAAGGATCCTGCGGTTAACACGACGATATTTTGGCAGACGCGATTTAATTCAGGTTTTAGTTCGTTTCTCCAACTCGTACTCGAAGGCGGTATCCTCGGCACGATTACCTTCTCGGTGTTACTTGGATTTTTCTTTGCCAATGGCATACGCGCGCTCGCACGCATGACGGGGCCTGAGAGCGTCTATGTACGCGCGACCTTTGCCGCGTCCCTCTACTTGGCAATTATGTGGTTTTTGCATCCACTCTCTGGCGCACTTGTACTTCTTACTTTTGTGTTTCTCGGGTTGTTTTACGCATCACTCAGAGACGCTGGAGTCATCGCGACGGGAACTGTTAACCTTTTTGAGACAAAAGAACGAGGATTTATTTTCTCGCTTATTCTTATCTTTGTATTGGTATCAAGTGTCGCTGGCGTGTACTTTCAAACGGTGCGGTATCTAGGTTCAGTCGCCTTTGCGCGCGGTGTTGATGTGTTTAACCGTGAGGGCGCGGCCAATACCGCGCTTGATTCTGTAAGAGCTGCGATTGAACTCGATCAGTATCAAGATCGGTACTACAGGACAGCGGCACAGCTTCAATATGTAAAGATGACGCGCGTTCTCAATCAACAGGGTGCTGAGCGCGAAAAACAGTTTGAAGAATTTCGTGTAGCGTACAATGAAGGTCGCGTGATGGCTGAGCTCGCGCGCGATTATGGCAAAAAAGATGCACTCAATTACCGGATGTTGGGGCAAATCTACGAGCTCGCTATTCCTGTCGAAGAAAGCATCTCGAAGTTGGCAATAGAAAATTACGAGACAGCTCTCAACTTGAGTCCCAACGATCCATCTATCTATGTAGATCTCGCGCGAACCTATCTTGCCATTTCGGATGTCACTATCTTGCGTGGCGGCGGGTCTACCTCGCGTAAAATCGCTGGCGAGTACCAAGACAAAGCAATAAAATATTTGAGTGACGCGACCAACCTTAAGCAGGATTACGCGCAAGCGCACTTTACCCTCTCGCGTCTGTATCTTGATCGAGGTCAGCTCGATGAGGCGATCAGTCGTGGAGAGGCGGCAGTAACACTTGCACCTAAAAATGTAGGCGCACTCTTTCAGCTCGGATTCCTGTACTATCAGAAAGAAAACTTTGTCGCGGCCGAACCGATATTTCGCGAAGTGATTAAGCTTGCTCCAAACTATTCAAACGCTCGTTATTTCTTGGGGCTTATCTATGATCGTAACGGTAACGCTGACGGTGCGCTCAAAGAATTTGAAGCTATTGCTGAGCTTAATCCTGGCAATGAGGAGGTGGTGCGTATCGTTGAAGCACTTCGCGCGGGCCGGAAGGCCGCAGATGTTTTAGGCGATCCGCCACCAGAAAAACGAAAGGGCACTCCACTTCCTGAGGAAAAACAGATACGATAG
- the lepA gene encoding translation elongation factor 4, giving the protein MDLGHIRNFSIIAHIDHGKSTLADRFLEYTGTVEKRKMKEQVLDSMDLERERGITIKMQPVRMETGGYIVNLIDTPGHVDFSYEVSRALLCCEGALLLVDATQGIEAQTLSHFFVAKKLGLTFVPVVNKIDLPHANPDAVIAELCELGGFAPEEVFKVSAKDGVGVPELIAGIIKRVPPPESKKTYLRALVFDSFFESHKGIIASVRVMDGELKTGDSLYLFARGKQFVAKEVGYFTPTMKAKDKLAAGEVGYVVTGIKEPGEVRVGDTIIEQRQKVHGAEPLPGYLEPRPVVWASFFPTDQGDFFTLGDALSKLKLNDSSLAFEERASMVLGRGYECGFLGTLHLEVTAERLRREFDLDFVVTHPSVTYRIWRKGMQEQIANAALFPKHHECEKVEELWMKLEIITPPQYLQDVVRTTESFEGAIGDMKVGSTGRLTLDARLPLRQMINGFFDSLKSSTKGYASFHYEEDGWRPADLVRIDIIVSGDRVEALSRVVRTDAGEREARRIVDKVKAALPQELFVVKVQGEIEGRTVASASISAMRKDVTGYLYGGDRSRKMKLWKKQKEGKKRLQAEGRVSIEPEVYLKLLKM; this is encoded by the coding sequence ATGGACCTCGGTCATATACGCAATTTTTCGATTATCGCTCATATTGATCACGGCAAGTCGACCCTTGCCGATCGTTTTTTGGAATACACGGGTACGGTAGAAAAACGCAAGATGAAAGAACAAGTGCTCGATTCGATGGATCTTGAGCGCGAGCGCGGGATTACTATTAAAATGCAACCGGTACGGATGGAGACAGGCGGGTACATCGTCAATCTCATCGATACTCCCGGCCATGTCGATTTCTCGTATGAAGTATCGCGCGCGCTTTTGTGTTGTGAGGGTGCGCTGTTGTTGGTGGATGCCACCCAAGGTATCGAGGCGCAAACGCTCTCGCATTTTTTTGTAGCAAAAAAACTCGGCCTCACTTTTGTACCGGTGGTCAATAAGATTGATTTGCCGCATGCAAATCCTGATGCGGTGATCGCGGAACTATGCGAACTTGGTGGATTCGCGCCCGAAGAAGTTTTTAAAGTGTCTGCCAAAGATGGTGTTGGTGTGCCCGAGCTCATCGCGGGTATTATCAAGCGCGTACCGCCACCAGAGAGCAAAAAAACATATCTTCGTGCGCTAGTGTTCGATTCTTTTTTTGAAAGTCACAAAGGTATTATCGCGTCAGTTCGTGTGATGGACGGTGAGCTCAAGACGGGCGATTCTCTGTATCTCTTTGCGCGTGGCAAACAATTTGTAGCAAAAGAGGTGGGATATTTTACGCCCACCATGAAAGCAAAAGATAAGTTGGCGGCGGGTGAGGTAGGGTATGTGGTGACCGGTATCAAAGAGCCGGGCGAGGTGCGCGTGGGTGATACGATTATCGAACAGAGACAAAAAGTGCACGGCGCAGAGCCCTTACCCGGGTATTTGGAACCGCGCCCGGTAGTCTGGGCAAGTTTTTTCCCAACCGATCAAGGAGATTTTTTTACACTCGGTGACGCACTCTCAAAGCTTAAGCTCAATGACTCATCGTTGGCGTTCGAAGAGCGGGCAAGCATGGTGCTCGGCCGCGGGTATGAGTGTGGATTTTTGGGGACCCTGCACCTTGAGGTGACTGCTGAGCGATTGCGCCGTGAGTTTGATCTTGATTTTGTGGTCACCCATCCATCAGTGACCTATCGCATCTGGCGCAAAGGCATGCAGGAGCAGATTGCCAATGCCGCACTTTTTCCAAAACATCACGAGTGCGAAAAAGTAGAAGAACTTTGGATGAAACTTGAGATCATTACGCCACCCCAATATTTGCAGGATGTCGTTCGCACAACCGAATCATTTGAAGGTGCCATAGGTGATATGAAGGTGGGTTCTACCGGACGCCTGACGCTCGATGCGCGTTTGCCGTTGCGCCAGATGATCAATGGGTTTTTTGATTCACTCAAATCTTCTACCAAGGGATACGCATCATTTCATTACGAAGAAGATGGCTGGCGGCCGGCGGACTTGGTGCGTATTGATATCATAGTTTCCGGTGATAGGGTAGAGGCACTCTCGCGCGTGGTGCGTACGGATGCAGGTGAGCGTGAGGCGCGGCGCATTGTCGATAAGGTAAAGGCAGCCCTCCCGCAAGAACTTTTTGTGGTCAAAGTGCAAGGTGAGATTGAGGGGCGTACTGTGGCGTCAGCATCCATTAGTGCGATGCGCAAAGATGTCACCGGATATCTGTACGGTGGCGATCGGTCGCGTAAAATGAAGCTTTGGAAAAAACAAAAAGAAGGCAAAAAGCGCCTTCAGGCGGAGGGGCGCGTATCGATTGAACCCGAGGTCTATCTCAAACTGCTCAAAATGTAG
- a CDS encoding F510_1955 family glycosylhydrolase, whose translation MNIIIKNNKIGIFLLLLVGGAIIYYGGSRESEQQKSELIPVSSITHGHGLALDREDRSKLYIATHHGLLLLKDEKELYRVGSSKDDYMGFSVHPTESNIFLSSGHPVGGGNIGFQRSEDKGFTWKKISDGVNGPVDFHAMAVSPANPSIMYGWYQGTLQRSDDGGIAWKIVNKDILAVQLAAHPKDENIIYASTPNGPGVLVSKDKGVTWSDLSDDLRGGQVAVMAINPREPNKMLAYAEKQGGLAGSSDGGETWSNVPEDFEGETVLYIVYSPHDQNTVYSITHKNSIYKSVNGGEGWVKIH comes from the coding sequence ATGAATATCATTATTAAAAATAACAAAATCGGCATCTTTCTACTTCTGCTAGTCGGCGGAGCTATTATATATTACGGCGGTAGCAGAGAGTCGGAACAGCAAAAATCGGAGTTGATTCCTGTGAGTTCGATCACACACGGTCATGGTCTTGCGCTGGATAGAGAAGACCGGTCAAAGTTATATATTGCTACTCATCACGGCTTACTCTTACTCAAAGACGAAAAAGAACTCTATCGAGTTGGCTCAAGTAAAGATGACTATATGGGTTTCTCCGTACATCCAACAGAATCTAATATCTTTTTATCTAGCGGTCATCCGGTAGGAGGCGGCAATATTGGTTTTCAAAGATCCGAGGACAAAGGGTTTACATGGAAGAAAATTTCCGATGGGGTAAATGGTCCGGTAGATTTTCATGCGATGGCGGTTAGTCCTGCAAATCCGAGTATCATGTATGGATGGTACCAAGGTACTCTTCAGCGAAGTGATGATGGAGGGATAGCGTGGAAAATTGTGAATAAAGATATTCTGGCAGTGCAACTTGCCGCTCATCCAAAAGATGAAAATATCATATACGCATCAACACCAAACGGACCCGGAGTGCTAGTCAGTAAAGATAAGGGCGTGACATGGAGCGATCTTTCAGATGATTTGCGGGGTGGACAGGTGGCTGTCATGGCGATTAATCCAAGAGAGCCTAATAAAATGCTTGCGTATGCTGAAAAGCAGGGAGGTCTTGCTGGTAGCAGTGATGGTGGGGAAACATGGTCAAATGTTCCAGAAGATTTTGAAGGCGAGACGGTATTGTATATTGTGTATAGCCCGCATGATCAAAATACTGTTTACAGCATTACACATAAGAACTCGATTTATAAAAGTGTAAATGGGGGAGAGGGCTGGGTTAAAATTCACTAG
- the pyrB gene encoding aspartate carbamoyltransferase codes for MAILKHVYKSQQFTRELLEELFLQAELFERVSALGNINHFPNKTMAALFYEPSTRTRLSFEAAMIRLGGKVIGTESARKFSSALKGESLEDTIRVVENYADVIVLRHDKEGGAERAAKVSKVPVINAGDGSGQHPTQALLDLYTVRRELGGIDGVTAALVGDLAKGRAVRSLAYLLSKYAVAKIYFVAPPSAQIAPDILAHLGEHGIAYELTDDLGAIVPLVDIIYQTRIQKERYTDADELARVQRGCYIITSATLAAMRPNAIILHPLPRNDEIATEVDSDPRAAYFRQARNGLFVRMALLSMVLS; via the coding sequence TTGGCAATACTAAAACATGTCTATAAATCCCAGCAGTTCACGCGCGAACTTCTCGAGGAGCTCTTCTTGCAAGCAGAACTCTTTGAACGGGTCTCAGCGCTCGGCAACATCAACCACTTCCCGAACAAAACGATGGCAGCTCTCTTCTATGAGCCCTCAACCCGCACGCGCCTCTCATTTGAGGCGGCGATGATCCGCCTTGGCGGCAAGGTTATTGGCACGGAAAGCGCACGCAAGTTCTCCTCAGCCCTCAAAGGTGAGAGTTTGGAGGATACCATCCGTGTCGTTGAAAACTATGCGGATGTCATCGTGCTCCGACACGATAAAGAGGGTGGGGCTGAGCGCGCGGCAAAGGTCAGTAAAGTGCCTGTCATCAATGCAGGCGATGGCTCTGGTCAACATCCCACACAAGCACTCCTCGATCTGTACACCGTCCGGCGAGAGCTTGGCGGTATCGATGGTGTCACCGCAGCACTCGTCGGAGATCTGGCGAAGGGTCGCGCAGTACGATCACTAGCGTATCTCCTCTCAAAGTACGCGGTCGCCAAGATCTATTTCGTAGCACCACCAAGCGCGCAGATCGCTCCTGACATCCTCGCCCATCTTGGCGAGCACGGCATCGCGTACGAGCTCACCGATGACCTTGGAGCAATTGTGCCGCTGGTAGATATCATCTACCAGACACGCATCCAAAAAGAGCGCTATACTGACGCAGACGAGCTCGCGAGAGTCCAGCGAGGCTGCTACATCATCACGAGTGCAACCCTCGCTGCTATGCGACCGAATGCGATCATACTCCACCCGCTCCCGCGCAACGATGAGATCGCCACCGAGGTAGACAGTGACCCGCGTGCCGCGTACTTTCGCCAAGCACGCAACGGGCTCTTTGTCCGCATGGCGCTCTTGAGCATGGTGCTCTCGTAG
- a CDS encoding lipid II flippase MurJ has product MTPSRFFKTELAGVHQTALLLALTNIVNGVLGLLRDRFLAAEFGASRSLDIYYAAFRIPDILFSLSLFFIASTAFIPLFIAREEESPKKAQAFFDSLVTIFLVAMLVAIGIAYLCMQWIIPWMVPGFSAGEVATTVMLSRIMLFSPLFLGLSSLISGVIQSSKRFFAYAVAPIFYNAGIIMGVVVFLPEWGIAGLAYGVVLGAALHMVVQIPALLLIHAFPRPRISLEARPFDIVSYSFPRACALSLNQVSQLVLTAIASTLGAGAIAIFNLSHNLFALPLTIIGLSYSIAAFPTMAELVLKDEKDLFFRQFTNALRHILFWTVPATMLFIVFRAHIVRLVLGTGAFAWLDTHLTIASLFLFSFAIVTQSVVTLAVRAYYALGRIREPLKYNVASFVVTVAAALSGVFVMEESMVAKQFFAWILHIRIEDVATADIEFLALPLAYTLGSLVNAVLLMRSIFRLDGKTTRRVLGVAVKRITGLGIAMALAGYVTLSFFADTFPLETTLAVFAHAFLAGVVSITVGIMLAERMEMPEYQEIKAALVTRFSRREVLQPETEHL; this is encoded by the coding sequence GTGACACCTTCTCGTTTCTTTAAAACCGAGTTAGCAGGAGTGCATCAAACAGCACTCCTGCTTGCTTTAACAAATATTGTAAACGGTGTTTTGGGGCTGTTGCGCGATCGTTTTTTGGCAGCCGAGTTTGGCGCTTCGCGTTCCCTCGATATCTACTACGCTGCATTTCGTATACCGGATATTCTTTTCTCACTTTCGCTTTTTTTTATCGCATCTACCGCGTTTATCCCGCTTTTTATCGCGCGCGAGGAAGAGTCTCCAAAAAAGGCACAGGCATTTTTCGATTCTTTAGTGACTATTTTTCTGGTAGCCATGTTGGTGGCTATCGGTATTGCCTACCTGTGTATGCAATGGATTATTCCTTGGATGGTGCCAGGATTCTCCGCGGGTGAAGTGGCGACCACCGTCATGCTTTCTCGTATCATGCTATTCTCTCCATTGTTTCTCGGTCTCTCAAGTTTGATATCGGGTGTTATTCAGTCATCAAAACGATTTTTTGCGTACGCAGTAGCTCCCATATTTTATAACGCAGGCATCATTATGGGTGTTGTAGTATTTTTGCCCGAATGGGGGATTGCGGGGCTTGCCTATGGCGTGGTGCTTGGAGCGGCGCTCCATATGGTAGTGCAAATCCCCGCGCTTCTTTTGATACACGCGTTTCCCCGCCCTCGCATTAGTCTTGAGGCGCGCCCGTTCGATATTGTCTCCTACTCGTTTCCGCGTGCATGTGCGCTCTCACTTAATCAAGTATCCCAGCTTGTGCTAACGGCCATCGCGTCTACTCTCGGTGCAGGAGCTATCGCTATTTTCAATCTCTCGCATAATCTTTTTGCTTTACCGCTTACGATCATTGGGCTTTCGTATAGTATTGCGGCATTTCCGACCATGGCAGAGCTCGTACTTAAAGATGAAAAAGATCTTTTCTTTCGGCAGTTTACCAACGCATTGCGGCATATTTTATTTTGGACAGTACCTGCCACTATGCTTTTTATTGTATTTCGCGCGCACATTGTACGGTTGGTGTTGGGTACGGGAGCGTTCGCATGGCTCGATACGCATCTGACGATTGCCAGTTTGTTTTTGTTTTCATTTGCTATTGTCACACAGAGTGTCGTGACGCTTGCGGTGCGTGCGTACTACGCGCTCGGGCGTATTCGTGAGCCACTCAAATATAATGTCGCCTCCTTTGTCGTGACGGTTGCAGCGGCACTCAGTGGCGTGTTTGTGATGGAAGAAAGTATGGTCGCAAAACAATTTTTTGCATGGATCTTGCATATTCGGATAGAAGATGTGGCGACTGCCGATATCGAGTTTTTAGCACTTCCCTTGGCATATACACTCGGATCATTGGTAAACGCGGTGCTCCTGATGCGTAGTATCTTTCGGCTCGATGGCAAAACGACGCGTCGCGTGCTCGGTGTAGCGGTAAAGCGCATTACAGGTCTCGGTATCGCGATGGCGCTCGCGGGCTATGTAACGCTTTCATTTTTTGCCGACACCTTCCCACTTGAGACGACGCTTGCAGTTTTTGCGCACGCCTTTTTGGCGGGCGTAGTATCAATCACAGTCGGTATCATGCTCGCAGAGCGTATGGAGATGCCCGAATACCAAGAGATCAAAGCGGCGCTCGTCACACGCTTCTCGCGTCGTGAGGTCTTGCAACCCGAGACAGAGCACCTATAA
- a CDS encoding cob(I)yrinic acid a,c-diamide adenosyltransferase yields MFYIFTGDGKGKTTAALGQALRAIGDGKRVLMIQFIKGPWPSGEDESFKRLAPEFELRKRGKGFVGILNDKLPREEHEQAARDALAELVRETESGAWHIVIADEINNALDLNLITNDDAMKLVDIVVEKKIDLIFTGRGARQICIDRADLVSEVHDVKHPFHDGKKARRGIEY; encoded by the coding sequence ATGTTTTATATCTTTACAGGTGACGGCAAAGGTAAGACTACGGCGGCGCTTGGTCAGGCATTGCGCGCGATAGGTGATGGCAAGCGTGTGTTGATGATCCAGTTTATCAAAGGGCCGTGGCCATCAGGTGAAGATGAGTCTTTCAAACGATTAGCACCAGAATTTGAATTACGAAAACGAGGCAAAGGATTTGTAGGTATTTTAAATGATAAGCTACCAAGAGAAGAACATGAGCAGGCGGCACGCGACGCGCTCGCAGAACTCGTGCGCGAGACCGAGTCAGGCGCGTGGCATATCGTGATCGCAGACGAGATCAATAACGCGCTCGATTTAAATTTAATTACAAATGATGACGCGATGAAATTGGTAGATATAGTGGTAGAGAAAAAAATAGATCTAATATTTACCGGTAGGGGAGCAAGACAAATATGTATCGATCGCGCGGATTTAGTATCAGAAGTACACGATGTAAAGCATCCATTTCACGATGGCAAAAAAGCGAGGAGGGGGATTGAATATTGA